In a genomic window of Helianthus annuus cultivar XRQ/B chromosome 10, HanXRQr2.0-SUNRISE, whole genome shotgun sequence:
- the LOC110882269 gene encoding uncharacterized protein LOC110882269, producing the protein METSEYASWAELFKLHCRAYQVLDHLSPCQIETSSAAAKDTDKEKSSDSKTDDVWDRLDAIVLQWIYGTISHYLLSTIIRPNSTACYAWTALKSIFHDNQETRAVLLQRKFANVKLDSFPSMSAYCQEVKILSDQLANVGSPVTEHTLVIQLITGLNEAYGGGGSVPLLPIPNHSLHSMKPGHS; encoded by the coding sequence ATGGAAACAAGTGAATACGCCTCATGGGCGGAACTCTTCAAACTCCATTGTCGAGCCTATCAAGTTCTCGACCATCTTTCACCTTGCCAAATCGAAACATCCTCCGCTGCCGCCAAAGACACGGACAAAGAAAAATCATCGGACTCCAAAACCGATGACGTGTGGGATCGCCTTGATGCCATAGTCCTTCAATGGATCTATGGCACCATTTCACACTATCTTCTAAGCACCATCATCCGTCCCAACTCAACCGCTTGTTATGCTTGGACAGCCTTGAAAAGCATTTTTCACGATAATCAGGAGACCCGGGCTGTGCTACTACAAAGGAAGTTTGCAAATGTCAAACTTGACTCTTTTCCATCCATGTCCGCCTATTGTCAAGAGGTAAAAATTTTATCCGATCAACTTGCTAATGTGGGCTCTCCGGTGACCGAACATACTCTTGTGATTCAACTAATCACCGGGTTAAATGAGgcatatggggggggggggtcggtTCCATTATTGCCGATACCAAACCATTCCCTACATTCTATGAAGCCCGGTCACAGTTGA